The Astyanax mexicanus isolate ESR-SI-001 chromosome 18, AstMex3_surface, whole genome shotgun sequence DNA window TAAGTGTATATTTGTggaatgtactaagaaatgtTTAATATAGGTAACATTTACTTAAagcaaattaaatacaaattgtTGCTTTTAATGTGTTGCATAGATTATATAGGGTTTATTTACAAACCATAATTGGGTAAAATGTAGGAAAGTTAAAATTgggtaaaatatatgaaagttataATTGGGTAAAATTTAGGAAAGTTATAATTGGGTAAAATTCAGGAACGTTATATTTGGGTAAAATTTATGAAAGTTATAATTGGGTAAAATTTAGGAAAGTTATATTTGGGTAAAATTCAGGAAAGTTATAATTGGGTTAAATTTAGGAAAGTTATAATTGGGTAAAATTTAAGAAAGTTATATTTGGGTAAAATTCAGGAAAGTTATAATTGGGTAAAATTCAGGAAAGTTATAATTGGGTTAAATTTAGGAAAGTTATAATTAGGTAAAATTTAAGAAAGTTATAATTGGGTAAAATTTAAGAAAGTTATAATTGGGTAAAATTTAAGAAAGTTATAATTGGGTAAAATTTAAGAAAGTTATAATTGGGTTAAATTTAAACTGGAATATAAATGGAAAAAGGCGTGGATATATTGTTGTCCGTACACAAAAATTTCTAATGTATTCTATAATGCAATGTAGTGGTGTTGTGTCAGACGTCAGGCACAAACAAAGAGATTGTATGTTATTATTTGAGAAGTCATTTTTTTAGAtgctatcttattattttaagatacttaaTCCTTATTTTGAGAGATTAAGTGGTTATTTCAAGATGTTTTTTGCATATCAAAATAACATCCTAGTATCTTAAAATACTGAGATAACATCTCaaaaaatgacttaatatctgaaatatataagatagaatctcaaaataacaacatatTAATAGGATAGCATCTCAAACTTATGAAATagcatctaaaaataatgacaaagtacctcaaaataatgagatagcatcttaAAATTATGATAGCATCACTAAAAattacttaatatctcaaaacaaTCTCTAACGAATTAGTATCGAAAACGACTTAGTATGTCAAAGTAATCAGttaacatctcaaaataattagatagcatctcaaaatagtgagatagaatctaaaaaaattactttatcttttatctattataaattatttgataGCATGTCAAAACAACGACTTCCTCaaaaagaataaaacagcattttaaaacagttacttcatacctcaaaataatgagaaagcacctcaaaataacaacttagtatctcaaaatgatgagaaagcacttcaaaataacaacttagtatctcaaaatgatgagaaagcacttcaaaataacaacttagtatctcaaaatgatgagaaagcacttcaaaataacaacttagtatctcaaaatgatgagaaagcacttcaaaataacaacttagtatctcaaaatgatgagAAAGCACTTCAAAATAAcaacatagtatctcaaaatgatgagaaagcacttcaaaataacaacttagtatctcaaaatgatgagAAAGCACTTCAAAATAAcaacatagtatctcaaaatgatgagaaagcatctcaaaataacaacttagtacctcaaaataatgagaaagcacctcaaaataacaacttagtatctcaaaataacaacctAGTGTCTCAAAATGATGAgaaagcatctcaaaataacaccttagtatctcaaaataatgagatagcatctcaaaataacaacttagtatctcaaaataatgagatagcatctcaaaataagaacttagtatctcaaaataacaacttagtatctcaaaatgatgagaaagcatctcaaaataacaccttagtatctcaaaataatgagatagcatctcaaaataacaacttagtatctcaaaatgatgagatagcatctcaaaataacaacttagtatctcaaaatgatgagatagcatctcaaaataacaacttagtatctcaaaatgatgagaaagcatcttaaaataacaacttagtatctcaaaatgatgagAAAGCACTTCAAAATAAcaactaagtatctcaaaatgatgagatagcatctcaaaataacaacttagcatctcaaaataacgaaatagcatctcaaaataacaacttagtatctcaaaataatgagatagcatctcaaaataacaacttagtatctcaaaataatgagatagcatctcaaaataacaacttctCGAAATAATTAGAtagcattttaaattaattagaaatcagtttaattaattagtttaattaataatgaatgtaataatttaatgttAGGTGGTGGGTGCTGGTAATTATCCTGAAGTAGGATCTGATGAAGTGAACTCAACTGCAGAGGAAGGGAGCGAGTACTGAGGGCGCGAATTGGAGCGCGCCCATGGCCGCCAGGAGGCACATGATCAAGAGGAAGCGCGCAGTGATCGCTCCTCTCCTCCGCTATTCCTGAGATTTGTGGAGGAGTTAGAGGGTGTGAGGGAGTTTGTGTGATGGAGCGCTGGAAGGGCAGGGTAGCTCTGGTCTCTGGAGCCTCGGTGGGGATCGGAGCTGCTGTAGTGAAGGAGCTCGTTCAGCACGGTATGAAGGTGGTGGGCTGCGCCAGGAGCGTGGACAAGATAGAGGTGAGATACCTGAGGATCTTCTTCAGATACCAGATCTACCAGAAGAGCTATAGATCTACAGATACCTAACTGTGCTGGAAAATACACAAAGAGACAATAAAACACTCTAATAAAGCTCCAGCTAACTCACAGCAGAACCATAGCAGAATTGTAGTAGAACTGTACGAGAACTACCAGAACTATAGAAGACTTATAGCAGAACTACCAGAACTATAAAAGACCTATAGCAGAACTACCAGAACTATAAAAGACCTATAGCAGAACTACCAGAACTATAGAAGACCTATAGCAGAACTACCAGAACTATAAAATACCTATAGCAGAACTACCAGAACTATAGAAGACCTATAGCAGAACTACCAGAACTATAGAAGACCTATAGCAGAACTACCAGAACTATAAAAGACCTATAGCAGAACTACCAGATATACCAGCATATATAACTCCAAATCtaccttagttttttttttttgttgtcaaaAAAACTCTGTATCTATCTCTCCACAGTAAAGTCACAATGGTATTTATTGCTCTTTGGTTGCACCCTGTGGTTTTCTGtggattttaaatataaaatcaacTGAAAAAAACAGACTGAAATATAAAGTAAAGAAGGGGGACCCCTAGTGGAGATTTGCTTTAATAATATCGTTGCTGGACGTTAATGTTTAATTAGACTCACAGACAAAGAAAGTCATTAATGttcagttttcttctcttttccagAAACTGGCAGCAGAATGCGCTCGATCCGGATTCAGAGGAACTCTGATTCCATACAAGTGTGATCTGTCTGTGGAGGAGGAGATTATAAACATGTTctctgcaatcaaatcctcacaccaGGGCGTCGATGTGTTAATCAATAATGCTGGGTTAGCTCTACCAGAACCCTTACTGACTGGAAGAAccagcagctggagaaacatGATTGATGTAAGTAGTGACCAGACATTTTTGAACAACTGATTACTCAATATAGTATCCATATAGCCATATATATGAAAGTGTGTATTAAGATTTAACTTTCACTAACAACATTTTCTTGATTCATTTTGTTTATGTTTCAAAATGCAAAGCCAGACACTAACAGAatctatatatacacagctctgcacCACTTCAAAtcagatcagtttctctgattttactatttataggtacatgtttgtgtAAAACTCTATTAACAactgacagcatttctcccaaattccaaataaaaatattgtaatttagcatTCAGCATTTTTGCGAAAAATAAGAAACGGTCAAAATattgaaaaagatgcagaactttcagaccttaaataatgcaaagaaaacaagatcatattcatttaGACAAAACAATAACAATACTTATGTTATAAGAGTTCAAATAGTTTATAGAAcataacaacaatgttaattttactcaaatatataccaagagaaactggtcattttaaagtgatctcttcatttttgtcTTTGACTGTGTATGTATTAGTGGCATAAATCATTTTGAAATTTACATAAAGTTGTTCATCACAATAAATCCTATGATAATTTGTCAtctatttaaaaagcatttttggtAGCTATCAAAATATGGGTTACTACCAGtattgggcacgttactttgaaaaagtaattagttatagttactcgttacttctccaaaaaagtaactgagttactaacggagttactccactataaaagtaactatagttaccagtaaaagtaactattgcattacttttattattcgccctcaaaaaaaaggaaatcagttatgtatttactattattattagaaaaataacaaacgaaaatgaacccaaaatgttgccaaaaatataatctaacgaacttcaaaaaaaaaacgaaattctccacacaaccaaagaaaattgctaaaacttgtaatactgaaaaaaacggaaaaacgcgtctgtggatgaaattaaacaaaccaagccgcactcaaaggaaatatgtattatataaattaaacaaaataatggacaaaaacaacaatctaatgaccgttaaaatggtattaatataacagcttcaccaaaagagaatagagcttagatcggcccaaaaaatccgacccgacccagccggagcccgtgcacgttctgcccgacccgatccgccccataaactgtctgttttcgggctgattgaatgagcgaaatataatcagaattatgtttattaacactgtaacataaaagcatagaactattatttaattaacatgatttttaagaacagctacacacagtgctgcaagtcaaacgcggaggtgttcacgtgcgcccagagctacgcgattacagaagctcaagttcaccagaAAAAGGAGGAGTTAACCAGGGCAAAGTGaagttaaaacaaacaaaaaaaagcggctaaagtaatgtgcagtaacggggtgttggaaatggtaacggcgttatagttacagtcagattaattagttagattactcgttactgaaaaaagtaacgcctttactcccaacactggttactACCTGTATAAAGATCGAAGGAGCCAACCGGGATCCACATTAAGCTAAAAGCTACTGCTAATAGAGTGGGTTTTTTATGTCAGAGTACAGCACATCATTTTTTTATCTCAACAAAAAACAGTGTGTTTAATTCTAAGAATTTATAGCATAAGTACCTAATGCAAAACCAAAATCACAGAgctgtaaaactgtatttttgggGTTACATTCACCCCAAAAACATTACGTACATACTATATATACATTAATAAGCTATTAAAATACtccaataaatacattaaatacatttatttttatagtttatcattataaactttgtaaatataatatataaaaataagtatttaaagtctggaaacatacagtaaaagtcagttgtaaatgaatactgaagtcatcgaGACTATAACAAGAACAAATATGTGTTCTTATCTGGGGTGATGGTAACTTTACTGAGGTTTAtgagtctggtaactctgatgaatagaggaaactcttgctcttctttcttGAGGCGGTGCTTCCTCatgatgtttttgatgatctttgcgttGATTGCACTTGGATGGATGGTGGATACTTTCAAAGCACTTGAAATTCTTCtatttggattgactgaccttcatttattacagtattcttttctttactttgttgagtagttcttgcttctcataatatggattagaacattactcaaatagagctatttactgtataccaactctacctcttcacaactttacaactgatgctctcaaacacattaagaggcaagtaattcaagtaattaactcctggcgagttcagcacagctgttaactgaaagcctgaattccaggtgactctacctcataaaactgactgagaaaatgcagagatgtgtaaagctgtcaagaggtgatactttgaagaatctaaaatataaaacttattttggtttatttaacactttttttgtttattaattaatttcataggttttaatttatagtttagacttttatactttagtattaatctacaatgcagaacattttaaaatagtgtGTGTAAGCATTTGAATGGTACTGTTGATTTACATTTATATCTTGTTGTAATTTTACAGGTGAATGTAATAGCTCTGTCAGTCTGCACTCGTGAAGCGTATCAGTCCATGAAAGAGAGAAATGTGGATGATGGACACATTATTAACGTTAATGGGTATGTAAATGTTTTTACATGTTTATACACTTCCACACATGGACGTCATTAAACCTGTTTTATAGGTGTTGTAACCTTTGGCTATAGGGGGACTTTAGCTCTCTGTCCATCTTATTCTGCCACGGCCACTTTTAAGAGTTGTTTCTTCTGCATGTGTGTTATCTTATCCGGTCAGTTCATATTAGATGGTTTGTGTTCATATCATATTTACAGTAAATGCACTCAGAAGTGTCTACTACTTTGGATACTGATCATTTAGCATCTATATATGGAAACCCAACAGTTCAGCAGAATATTAAGtcattccatatgtgtcccttaattgttttcatgtatttaatattaatctacaatgtagaaaataaataaaaaaaaactaaatgagaaggtttgtccaaacttttgaccagtactcTTTTCATAATGTGGCCTTTTTTTAATTCTCCTGGAAGATTAACTCCTGGACCCTCACAGTTTACTCTTAGCCCCTCTATTCATACTTCTTTATACTGTATTAGCATGAGTGGACACCGGGTGGTGCACAGTGCTGATGTACACTTCTACTGTTCCACCAAGTACGCTGTGACCGCTCTCACTGAGGGCCTCCGGCAGGAACTGAGGGACGCCAAGAGCCACATACGTGCTACAGTAAGATCAACACTCAAACTATTTAAcagattaatgaaaaaatatgtcTTTACTAAGCAAATTGTGtattgttcctgtaaatgacaAGTAATCAGGCAAgcaatcaattaatcaaataaatgaaaaaaaatgttagtGTTCTATAGacgagccatcaaccgtgcatcgtgcagcttgatttagggtgcgtcggtgtgtctttgctatcataacgacaggaaaagtacaccttgcgcagcttaaAAAAcgagcaaaaggcatgaacttattctcttaattattcatgggttatgtaaaataaaccaatcaccttgtcacttgccattccctttaaaagccaggtgtgaCTCTGGCGAATTGCTGTTTTTACGGCTCAGCTCCCTGGCATGTCCAACACTTCTCTGACATGCTCATTTGCCCTGTAAAGGTGCGCCAGCAActtatttacgggaacagcaatgttattttatttagtattttgtttattgttaatgtaaaagttgggtttgtgcactgctgtgtgtgctTGTGGAGAGGCAGCCACTGCCTGGtacagatattaaacctgctagatgtttgTTTGGACTTGTGAAGCTTTTGTTGACAACTGGAAAATCAGGCCTAAAATCATGTAATCTAAACCTGGCCTTATTACCGGACAGCAAAGTTAAATCTATGGGGATTTTAAATGCACTGTTTGCATTACCTAGATAAGTAATTGCTAAGGACTTGCTGTAAAATTTTAAATGAAAGCCTATTTATCTGTAACTCATCAGTATTGAGTCTAATTTATAAAGATCTGATGTTTAGTGCTCTTTGTTTGGCAGTGTATTTCTCCTGGTCTAGTAGAAACAGAATTTGTTTATCGGCTCTACAGAGAAAACCCAGAGAAAGCTGCAGCTACATATAGAGATAAaaaggtaagtgtgtgtgtgtgcgtgtgtgtgtgtgtgtgtgtgtctatacatGAGGAGAAACTccagaaaaatatcagtaataatagtagtaatatatttataatatattgtataatatcatATTAAAGCTTAATCCTTTTAATATTAAGATGTATTATTCTTAATGTAATTCAGTAGTAAGAGTTAGTATTAATTCTGCTGTTGTGTTTTAGTGTCTTCAGGCTGGTGATGTTGCCAGTGCTGTGGTTTATGCTCTGAGTTCTCCTCCACATGTTCAGGTAATCATGTTTATACCAGTCTTATAATGACTCTTCACTGAAAtatctgttttatatatttttattacatttataagatCTGTTGTTTAATTAATACTGAAGATAACCACTGAAGATTCTCTATCAGCAGCTTCACATTAATGTTTATTATGAATTCTGACttttcttagatcttatttacagatctttatttatttaatcttttttcttgctcccatctttttttctttcttttcatgtcTTTTTTCCATCTTGCTGTCCTtttattctgtctttttcttttatgtttttattcttgTTTATCTTTTGAGTTTCTTTTTCTGtgttgcattttctttctttctttctttttttcatttgtatcgtctttctttccatcttgctttcctttctttttattgtctttttttaacttgtattattctttctttttttctttcttgtggtCCTTTTTACTGTCTTTCTTTTACCTTTTCTTGTATTATTCATTCTATTCATTAATTTTTATTCTCCTTCTTTTTCTGTTTGTTATATCTTTAATTcttctttctttgattttttttcccatctcgctgtcttttctttcctttcattCTATCTCTTCAATTTTTCTTGTATTATTTTTTCATGTCTTTATGCTTCctattacttttctttttctctctttgagTTTCTGTTCTATCATTcatttttctgcatttattttttttgtatttaattctttctttctttctgcagaTTGGAGATGTACAGATGAGGGCTGTGGAACAGATGTCTTAATAAACATCCTGTATTAAACGGTGTATAAAGTACAGGATGACTGAAAGACTGAAGATCTGAACCTGGAACTATTAAAGAACTTTAGCAGTGTTGAACTTTGGGTgaaaaacccaaataaacagtgcaCTATCTGTAAAACATTAGTCAGTTGATTCTAAAGGGGGTGTGACTAAAACTGAAGATATAAAAAGATGCACTGTAAAGTGGGGATGAGTTTATTGACCCAAACTGTTACTGgttgattgtggaaactttacaccAGACCTTCAGctgcctctccactcttcatcCAGACTCTGGAGCTcggtttccaaatgaaatgcaaaaggTTTTCATTATGTGCAATCCGTTataatcaacagtaaaataaataaacactctaattagatcactctgtgtgtaataagtTTGACTTTCtgattactaaaataaattaacttttcagtTGCATTCTAAATTGAATTAGATTATTTTGTAACTATTAAATTAAGAAAAGCATAAAAGGGTGGACATGTTGATTTGTTGAGAAGCACGTAGCATATGCGTAAAAGCAGaaagattttttcaaatcagagttgaaacacttttatatgtggtcctaaatcgaccAATGGACATGTGACAAGAATGTtcacggtcaaatcggaatttgtgcgtctttttgcttttacgcaagCGCTACATGCTTCactctcgtacccacactctatctcttggtgcagctgtgcaccTAAATAGCACCTAAAAATTCCTCAAAGTAATGATAAAGCATCTGAAAAGAACAACTTAGCATCTCATAATATcgacttagtacctcaaaatcTGTGATAGCATTTCAAAATCATGAATTAGCATCTTAAAATAAGAATCtaataataatgacttagtatgtcaaaataatggcTTAGCCTCTCAAAATAACAATTCAGCATCTCAAAATAGTGAGAAAGTATctaaaaataacgacttagtacctcaaaattatgagatagtatctcacaataatgtaaaataattagaTACCATCTTAAACTAATGAGAGATTTTTTTAGTAATGATGAATAAAATAACTTGATGTTAGGTGGTGGGTGCTAAAACAGGATCTTATAAAGTAAACTAGAGTGCAGGAGAAGGGAGCGAGTGCAGAGGGCGCGAATTGGAGCGCGCTCATGGCCGGCAGGAGGCACGTGATCAGGAGTAGGCACTCAGTGATTTTGTTGCTGTTCTGCAGCTCGGAGCTCTTCTCCACTGTTTCTGAGCGTTCTGGAGGAGTTTGGTGGAGGTATTTTGTGgaggtgtgtgagggtgtgagggAGTTTGTGTGATGGAGCGCTGGAAGGGCAGGGTAGCTCTGGTCTCTGGAGCCTCGGTGGGGATCGGAGCTGCTGTAGTGAAGGAGCTCGTTCAGCACGGTATGAAG harbors:
- the LOC103042381 gene encoding dehydrogenase/reductase SDR family member 11 — translated: MERWKGRVALVSGASVGIGAAVVKELVQHGMKVVGCARSVDKIEKLAAECARSGFRGTLIPYKCDLSVEEEIINMFSAIKSSHQGVDVLINNAGLALPEPLLTGRTSSWRNMIDVNVIALSVCTREAYQSMKERNVDDGHIINVNGMSGHRVVHSADVHFYCSTKYAVTALTEGLRQELRDAKSHIRATCISPGLVETEFVYRLYRENPEKAAATYRDKKCLQAGDVASAVVYALSSPPHVQIGDVQMRAVEQMS